The Rhododendron vialii isolate Sample 1 chromosome 3a, ASM3025357v1 nucleotide sequence ACATTTATTTGTACGTTCCACGCACATTTGAAGTGTAATGTGTGTGGATCCTCGTGTGAATATGAGTGTGTTTGGATAAGTGCTTGTAATCGTAGAATAATAGTAATTGTTTTTTGTTGAACAAATACATCAACTAATCTAAGCGGAACTAACGAGAGTTGTCTCCACTAGCTAGGAATATGCTCTAGGGCTGAAATCGTTTTGAGTTGGTATGATTTTGACAAATTCAGCATTTGACTTGGGgttttcaaaaccaaaaccggACCAAACAAGTTTGGTTTTGGTCCAGTTTGGTTTATTTGGTTTGCTCGGTCTATTCTGTTCTGGGCCGACAACAAAGTccaatgaaaaaacaaaaaacgaatAGACAAAATAATTCATTCAAAAAACCAATTTAACCCGATTCATGAATCCAATAATACCAAATAACAGAGTAAAAGACCAATAAGATTAGAAAACACGTACTCAGTTAATTGTTTTCTTATATTCAAAATCTATCCAACCctagtttggaaaaaaaattaatgtcatGGGAGTATTATAAAGTTCGGTTCGATTCGTTTTGGTTTAGTTCGGTTTTCTTCAATCagaaaccaaatcaatccaaaccaatTTTTTGACCAACTATTTTGGTTGGTTCGGTTCTATCGGTTTTTATTTCACCCTTATTTTGCTCACTCTGGAGGTATGAGATCCATGCTCGAGGAGTTAACCAACCGGTTGGATGGTTATTAGCATAATACTTCGTATTATGTTAAAACATCATCTAGgttttattatgtttcctatTTAGTCTTGGCAATTATTTGTGTTTCTTAGTTAGTTTTGGTTTCGTTATTACGCATGTTTTTTAGTTGGTTTATATTTCttaatcaccaaatcttgtaaCCTATATAAAGACATGTTAGAATTACTATGTTTTAGATACGATACacataaataaaaagaaagctTTCTTGTCAAATTACTTTTCTAACGAAAGTGAAAATTCACGTGGGTAGTCTCGTGGGCGTGTCCAATAGTTCCGTATATGCTTCTAACCCTTTTTTGTAGGTGTTGGTCCCTGCACCCGGCTGGAGTAGTCTTATCCCCGTCTGGGTGTAGGAtacctcatatatatatacagtacaGTATATTATTCTGATcggtttctagggtttcgatCTCGTCGTTTCGATTCAAGCACGTAGAGAAAGTATTTCTAAATCTGAATTGGGTGAGCGGCACTGGCCACTGAGAATCAATAATGGGTGTCGCTGCGAAGGAAGACGATGGTTTGAAGAAATTGGAGTACCTTTCGTTGGTCTCAAAGGTATGTACTGAACTCGAGTCACACTTAGGGTTTGGTGACAAGGTCTTGGCCGAATTCATCACCGAGATGGGCCGGAACTGCGAAAAAGTCGAGGATTTCGACGCCCAGTTGAAGCAAAACGGCGCCGAGATGCCCGACTACTTCGTCCGCACGCTTTTAACTATTATCCACGCCATCTTGCCCCCAAACCCTAAGTCCAAATCCGTAAAGGAATCCAAGAGAGAAAGCAATAAATCGAGTTTTCCAGGTCTGGGGGTTGGTGATAGTAGAGAGAGAGTCaaagagctagagagagaaatcgagATGGAAACCAAGGATCTCGatagggagaggagagagaggcgtaGCAACAGAGATGTGGAGGAAAGGGGTGATAGAGATGAAAGGCATAGGGGTGATAGAGACAAAGAGGATAGAGGAAGGGGGAGGTATCGGGATAGGGATAAGCACGACAGGCATGGGAGAGATGGGTATGAAGATGATGGGGATAATGGtaggagggagagaaagaatGATGCGGAAAGACAGGATAGGCATAGGAGAGATGGGTATGAAGAAGATGGGAATAACAAAGGGGATGATGATAGGAGGGAGAGAAGGAATGATAGGCATCGGAGAGATGGGTACGAAGAACATGGGGATAACAAAGGGGATGATGATAGGAGGGAGAGAAGGAATGACAGGAATAGGAGAGATGGGTATGAACGTGATGAGGGTCATGATAGGAAGGAGAGAAGGAATAATGGGCCCAGGTCGGACGAGCCGGAATTGTATCAGGTGTATAAGGGAAGAGTGTCGAGAGTGATGGAAACGGGTTGTTTTGTTCAGCTCAGTGAGTTTAGGGGTAAAGAGGGTCTGGTCCATGTTTCCCAGATTGCGACTCGGAGGATTGGCAACGCTAAGGACGTAGTGAAACGCGACCAGGAGGTTCATGTGAAGGTGATATCTGTTTTGGGGCAGAAGTTGAGTCTTTCGATGAGGGATGTTGATCAGAATACCGGTGAAGACCTACTTCCGCTGAAAAAGAGGTCGGGCGATGATGATGCTTTTAGGGCAAATCCTTCGGGATTGAATGGTGGGGGGCCAAAGATCAGGACAGGTCTTTCTGGGATTAGAATCAATGACGAAGATGTTGCTGTCCCGTCACGCCGGCCGTTGAAGAGGATGAGTTCGCCAGAGATATGGGAAGCTAATCAGCTGGTGGCTGCAGGAGTTATGAGTGTTAGGGAGAACCCCATGTATGATGAAGAAGGCGATGGTGTTTTATATCAAGAAGAGGGTGCTGAGGAAGAGCTTGAAATCGAGCTAAATGAAGATGAACCAGCCTTTTTGCAGGGACAAAGCCGGTACTCTATGGACATGTCACCTGTTAAGATTTTCAAGAATCCTGAAGGGTCCTTGAGTCGCGCGGCAGCCCTTCAGTCTGCTCTCATAAAGGAGCGGAGGGAAGTGAGGGACCAGCAGCAGAGAACAATGCTTGATTCTATTCCAAAAGATCTCAATCGTCCTTGGGAAGATCCGATGCCAGAGACAGGCGAGAGGCATCTAGCACAAGAGCTTAGGGGTGTTGGTTTATCGGCGTATGACATGCCTGAATGGAAAAAGGATGCTTTTGGGAAATCCCTAACTTTTGGTCAGAGATCAAAGCTTTCTATCCAGGACCAGAGGCAGAGTTTGCCTATTGCCAAATTGAAGCGTGAATTGATTCAGGCTGTGCATGACAATCAAGTTTTGGTTGTAATTGGTGAGACAGGTTCAGGGAAAACAACACAAGTCACGCAATACCTAGCTGAAGCAGGGTACACTACCAAGGGAAAGATTGGTTGCACTCAGCCTCGTAGGGTGGCTGCAATGTCCGTGGCCAAAAGGGTTGCCGAAGAATTTGGCTGCCGATTGGGTGAGGAAGTTGGATACGCCATTCGTTTCGAGGATTGTACTGGACCCGACACCGTGATTAAGTATATGACTGACGGTATGCTTCTAAGAGAGATTTTGATTGACGAGAATTTATCACAGTATGCAGTTGTAATGCTTGATGAAGCTCATGAGAGGACAATCCACACTGATGTGCTTTTTGGACTGCTGAAGCAACTTGTGAAGAGGAGACCTGATCTTCGATTGATTGTCACTTCTGCCACATTAGATGCTGAGAAATTTTCAGGGTATTTCTTTAACTGCAATATTTTCACAATTCCTGGAAGAACTTATCCCGTGGAGATACTCTATACCAAACAGCCAGAAAGTGACTACCTAGATGCATCTCTTATCACCGTTATGCAAATCCACTTGACAGAACCTGAGGGTGATATCCTCCTCTTCTTAACTGGTCAAGAGGAGATCGATCATGCATGCCAGTGTCTTTACGAGAGGATGAAAGGGTTAGGAAAAAATGTTCctgaattaattattttaccGGTTTACAGTGCTCTTCCAAGCGAAATGCAATCTAGGATCTTTGAACCTGCACCTCCAGGAAAGAGGAAAGTGGTCGTGGCAACCAATATTGCAGAAGCCTCTTTGACCATTGACGgtatattttatgtgattgacCCTGGTTTTGCAAAGCAAAATGTTTACAATCCAAAACAAGGGCTTGATTCACTGGTTATAACTCCCATTTCACAAGCATCAGCCAAACAGCGAGCTGGCAGAGCTGGGCGAACTGGCCCCGGAAAATGTTATCGGCTTTACACCGAAAGCGCGTTTCACAACGAAATGTCCCCTGCCTCAGTTCCAGAAATACAAAGAATTAATCTTGGAACGACTACTCTTACTATGAAAGCTATGGGAATAAATGATCTCCTATCATTTGATTTCATGGACCCGCCTTCTCCCCAAGCTCTCATTTCTGCCATGGAACAGCTGTACAGTCTTGGAGCTCTGGATGAGGAGGGGCTTCTGACTAAATTGGGTAGGAAAATGGCGGAATTTCCATTGGACCCACCATTGTCTAAGATGCTTCTAGCCAGTGTGGATCTCGGGTGTAGTGATGAGATTTTGACAATCATTGCGATGATTCAGACCGGAAACATCTTTTACAGGCCAAGAGAGAAACAAGCCCAGGCGGATCAAAAGAGAGCCAAGTTTTTCCAGCCTGAGGGAGATCATCTGACATTACTTGCTGTTTATGAGGCTTGGAAGGCGAAGAACTTTTCAGGTCCGTGGtgttttgagaattttgttcAGTCTCGTTCCTTGAGGAGGGCACAGGATGTCCGTAAGCAGCTTCTCACCATCATGGACAGGTACTTTCTTCTAGCCTTTTGgaattggttattttttaaCCCTTGCTAAATTCGGTCAATGACTTGCTTACTCTTGTTTGCTTCAGAATACCTTAGAAGGACCCTGTTATGGATGTGTATATTTGTATCTGCTTCTGATTATGTTCTTTGTTTGGCTTAGTGTTATTGTATTGCTGGTAGTAATAAGcagaaaggaaataaaagaaCCTAGCAAGCTAAGTTTACTTGGCTAGTTTTTTCTTCGTTTGGTCGATTTATTCAGTATCTCTTGCCAAACAAAGGCTCCTTTTCTGAAAATTGTTCCAATAGGAATAAAAGCTTTCCTGATACACTTCGTCATTTGATTGTGGATTGTGTCTTGATTAGACTCTTGCCTGTTTCCTAAGTGATGAACCTAATACTTGATTGAAAATGCTTATTAGTCCCGCGTTTCCAGCTTTTGCTCTCTATCAACTGCCTGTCAAAGATCATTAAGCATACCAGCTAACCAATGAAAGTGTATACTTATTCCCGAACGTAAATTGAATATCTTGGTTGTATGGGAACGTAAATGTTACGCAAATCAGCAAATGTTACGCAAGTTCCTATGTTCCTTGCTCAAGTATAATGCCGTTTGCCATTTGAAAATCAAGATAATTCAGAAAGTTAGTTTCACGTGAATTGAGTGGATTGTATGCTCTCAGGGAGAGATGACAGAATTTTGTGACTGAGAGAAGGCTGGGGAGGGAAATAAAACCTAGTAAGATTGCTTAGTGACTGGTATACCTAGGAACAACAGTTATTTTTTGCAACAACTCTTATGAAAAATTGGTTGGTTTCATGTTTTTTGTGGGCCTACAAACTGGTAAGCTTTTGATCAGTGCATGATAAGTGATTACGTATTAAAGCATGTGTTGTTCACGTTCAAGTGACTGTTAACTTGCTACTTGTTCTATGCATTTGCAGTGCATACGGTAGGTTACTTAAGAAAAGGTAAAATGATCTTATTTGTGTAACCTGGAGTCGAGCAATTGAGTTTGAGATTCCTATGTTTTTAAGCCATGTTAATTTGTGTACTAGATGACCCATCATTAATCTTGAGATGCTTGGTATGTTGCTAACTGATGTCCTATTTCAGGTATAAATTGGATGTCGTTTCTGCTGGGAAGAATTTTACTAAAGTTCGTAAGGCCATAACTGCTGGGTTCTTCTTCCACGGAGCAAGGAAGGATCCTCAAGAAGGTTATAGAACTCTAGTTGAAAACCAACCAGTGTATATACACCCCAGCAGTTCTGTGTTTCAGAGACAGCCGGACTGGGTCGTCTACCATGAGCTAGTGATGACTACAAAGGAGTATATGCGAGAGGTCACGGTCATTGACCCTAAATGGCTTGTGGAGCTAGCTCCAAGATTCTTTAAAGTGgcggatcccacaaaaatgagCAAACGCAAACGTCAAGAACGGATTGAACCACTTTATGACAGATACCATGAACCCAACTCTTGGCGTTTGAGTAAAAGACGTGCTTGA carries:
- the LOC131320064 gene encoding probable pre-mRNA-splicing factor ATP-dependent RNA helicase DEAH5, with amino-acid sequence MGVAAKEDDGLKKLEYLSLVSKVCTELESHLGFGDKVLAEFITEMGRNCEKVEDFDAQLKQNGAEMPDYFVRTLLTIIHAILPPNPKSKSVKESKRESNKSSFPGLGVGDSRERVKELEREIEMETKDLDRERRERRSNRDVEERGDRDERHRGDRDKEDRGRGRYRDRDKHDRHGRDGYEDDGDNGRRERKNDAERQDRHRRDGYEEDGNNKGDDDRRERRNDRHRRDGYEEHGDNKGDDDRRERRNDRNRRDGYERDEGHDRKERRNNGPRSDEPELYQVYKGRVSRVMETGCFVQLSEFRGKEGLVHVSQIATRRIGNAKDVVKRDQEVHVKVISVLGQKLSLSMRDVDQNTGEDLLPLKKRSGDDDAFRANPSGLNGGGPKIRTGLSGIRINDEDVAVPSRRPLKRMSSPEIWEANQLVAAGVMSVRENPMYDEEGDGVLYQEEGAEEELEIELNEDEPAFLQGQSRYSMDMSPVKIFKNPEGSLSRAAALQSALIKERREVRDQQQRTMLDSIPKDLNRPWEDPMPETGERHLAQELRGVGLSAYDMPEWKKDAFGKSLTFGQRSKLSIQDQRQSLPIAKLKRELIQAVHDNQVLVVIGETGSGKTTQVTQYLAEAGYTTKGKIGCTQPRRVAAMSVAKRVAEEFGCRLGEEVGYAIRFEDCTGPDTVIKYMTDGMLLREILIDENLSQYAVVMLDEAHERTIHTDVLFGLLKQLVKRRPDLRLIVTSATLDAEKFSGYFFNCNIFTIPGRTYPVEILYTKQPESDYLDASLITVMQIHLTEPEGDILLFLTGQEEIDHACQCLYERMKGLGKNVPELIILPVYSALPSEMQSRIFEPAPPGKRKVVVATNIAEASLTIDGIFYVIDPGFAKQNVYNPKQGLDSLVITPISQASAKQRAGRAGRTGPGKCYRLYTESAFHNEMSPASVPEIQRINLGTTTLTMKAMGINDLLSFDFMDPPSPQALISAMEQLYSLGALDEEGLLTKLGRKMAEFPLDPPLSKMLLASVDLGCSDEILTIIAMIQTGNIFYRPREKQAQADQKRAKFFQPEGDHLTLLAVYEAWKAKNFSGPWCFENFVQSRSLRRAQDVRKQLLTIMDRYKLDVVSAGKNFTKVRKAITAGFFFHGARKDPQEGYRTLVENQPVYIHPSSSVFQRQPDWVVYHELVMTTKEYMREVTVIDPKWLVELAPRFFKVADPTKMSKRKRQERIEPLYDRYHEPNSWRLSKRRA